A single genomic interval of uncultured Desulfobulbus sp. harbors:
- a CDS encoding rhodanese-like domain-containing protein, whose translation MKRRTFGSLFTFAMCLVLCVGFIGLQTGMAQEVEKGKIPQDQLASTYKKLPWGVAIWDVPEAVGHLSNGNNVLWVDTRPESFFNQGTVQGAVLLIYDKKGSAADTLTKESLAKALSDAGLSKDTATVAFFCQGPACHRSYNATFVAVTDWGYSPEKIVWFRAGYPHLLQEVKTNAKLKRKAKKYLSDAGVRQL comes from the coding sequence ATGAAGAGACGGACATTCGGTTCACTGTTCACATTCGCCATGTGTCTGGTTTTGTGTGTCGGCTTTATCGGGTTGCAGACAGGAATGGCCCAGGAGGTGGAAAAAGGCAAAATCCCCCAGGATCAACTCGCCTCCACCTACAAAAAACTCCCCTGGGGCGTAGCCATCTGGGATGTGCCGGAAGCGGTTGGACATTTGTCCAACGGCAATAACGTGCTTTGGGTGGATACGCGACCGGAAAGCTTTTTCAACCAAGGCACTGTGCAAGGTGCAGTTCTGTTGATTTACGATAAAAAGGGAAGTGCGGCCGATACGCTCACGAAAGAATCTCTGGCCAAAGCCCTGAGTGATGCAGGCCTCTCCAAGGACACGGCCACTGTCGCTTTTTTCTGCCAGGGCCCGGCCTGTCACCGCAGTTACAATGCCACCTTTGTCGCAGTGACCGATTGGGGATACAGCCCAGAGAAGATCGTCTGGTTCCGTGCCGGCTACCCGCATCTGCTTCAGGAGGTCAAGACAAACGCCAAACTCAAACGCAAGGCAAAAAAATATCTCAGCGACGCAGGCGTACGCCAGTTGTAA
- a CDS encoding HAMP domain-containing methyl-accepting chemotaxis protein → MKSAGKVSLKIKIMGAVLIPIVLLVPALLTFSFQGTGQLKEERNRAIATANTIAFDSVLNSQAKHLEKMLTNVLMMSELLEYTLKPDNNAVRMILDGQFLSLQEEGIIRFSIYNAEKHLIYQQVKDAPKREEILPSTYFDTFALAAKEAAFHLYFRGSEGSMPACGAEYCILSSILDDTDATVGYVELGLFPLRWVNRIAELTAAQVFLYDPAHRAIPVTDTAEQAAHLLSQLPENLQGHPFLQTGFAGQHRLINILPINDPQKQVCNYLLVAQDASHLVSAEKKRQLYGLIVGVVILAFSQALAYLMVSKGITDPISRIVAFATDLATGDVSSSLNMTSKDEILTMSNALNRMADHIRIQANLAQRIADGNLTVDIVPASEKDVLGKALLAITGNLGAMIEQISQNAAHLLEVAGSVTGLSGELQVSLNMIESQTKNLAEAFEQISNKLQVVASATEEMSASIREISRTSSENTETIHQAQQFSVETGQVMEELSQVVASISVANQAISDFADQTNLLALNATIEAARAGEAGRGFAVVAAEVKDLAQKSMGTAQAIHGDVTNIEQCTQQAVRSSATIGEAVIRSKDATFGIASAVEEQAAVANDISQNIAHAHTITSGFSNNIENLQEVAAVTGRTIQALNTSADQLSQLAETLKKSIDTFKVRRIP, encoded by the coding sequence ATGAAGAGTGCAGGCAAGGTTTCTCTCAAAATCAAAATTATGGGAGCGGTGCTCATTCCCATAGTGCTGCTCGTCCCGGCACTGCTTACCTTCTCCTTTCAGGGCACCGGACAGCTCAAAGAAGAACGCAACCGGGCCATCGCCACGGCCAACACCATCGCCTTCGACAGCGTGCTCAACAGTCAGGCCAAACATCTGGAAAAGATGCTGACCAACGTACTCATGATGAGCGAACTCCTCGAGTACACCCTCAAGCCCGACAATAACGCTGTCCGCATGATTCTCGATGGCCAATTTCTCTCCCTGCAGGAAGAGGGGATCATCCGTTTTTCCATTTACAATGCAGAAAAACATCTGATTTATCAGCAGGTCAAGGATGCCCCCAAACGGGAGGAGATACTGCCGAGCACCTATTTCGACACCTTTGCCTTGGCCGCAAAAGAAGCGGCCTTTCATCTCTATTTCCGCGGCAGCGAAGGTTCCATGCCTGCCTGTGGCGCTGAATATTGCATCCTCTCCAGCATCCTTGACGATACTGACGCCACGGTCGGCTATGTGGAATTGGGCCTTTTTCCCCTGCGCTGGGTCAACCGCATCGCGGAGTTGACCGCAGCTCAAGTCTTTCTTTACGACCCAGCCCATCGGGCCATTCCCGTCACCGACACAGCAGAACAGGCAGCACACCTGTTAAGCCAGCTGCCCGAAAACCTGCAGGGGCACCCTTTCCTTCAGACAGGTTTCGCGGGCCAGCACCGCCTGATCAATATTCTGCCGATTAACGATCCGCAAAAGCAGGTCTGCAACTATCTCCTCGTGGCCCAAGATGCCTCTCACCTGGTGAGTGCGGAAAAAAAACGGCAGCTCTATGGCTTGATCGTCGGTGTGGTCATCCTTGCCTTTTCACAGGCACTCGCCTACCTGATGGTGAGCAAGGGCATCACCGATCCCATCAGCCGCATCGTTGCCTTTGCCACCGACCTGGCCACCGGTGACGTTTCAAGCTCGCTCAACATGACGTCCAAGGACGAAATTTTGACGATGTCCAATGCGCTAAACCGTATGGCGGACCATATTCGCATCCAGGCCAACCTTGCCCAACGGATTGCCGACGGCAATCTCACGGTGGATATCGTCCCCGCTTCGGAAAAGGACGTGCTCGGCAAAGCCCTGCTTGCGATTACCGGCAATCTGGGGGCAATGATCGAACAGATCAGTCAGAATGCCGCACATCTGCTCGAGGTTGCCGGCAGCGTCACCGGCCTTTCCGGCGAGCTGCAGGTTTCCCTCAATATGATTGAATCCCAAACCAAGAATCTGGCCGAAGCCTTTGAGCAGATATCCAACAAGCTGCAGGTGGTGGCCAGTGCGACCGAGGAAATGTCGGCATCCATCCGGGAGATCAGTCGAACCAGCAGCGAGAACACTGAAACCATCCACCAGGCACAGCAGTTCTCCGTTGAAACCGGCCAGGTGATGGAGGAACTGAGCCAGGTGGTGGCCAGTATTTCCGTGGCGAATCAGGCCATCTCCGATTTTGCCGACCAGACCAACCTCCTTGCCCTGAATGCGACCATAGAGGCGGCCCGTGCCGGAGAAGCGGGCCGTGGATTTGCCGTAGTTGCCGCCGAGGTCAAAGATCTGGCGCAAAAGAGCATGGGCACAGCTCAGGCCATCCATGGGGACGTGACCAATATCGAGCAATGTACACAACAGGCGGTCCGCAGCAGTGCAACCATCGGCGAGGCGGTCATCCGTTCAAAAGATGCAACCTTCGGTATCGCCAGTGCCGTGGAGGAACAGGCCGCCGTGGCCAACGACATTTCACAAAACATTGCCCACGCCCACACAATCACCAGTGGTTTTTCAAACAATATAGAAAATTTACAAGAAGTGGCCGCTGTAACCGGGCGAACGATTCAAGCGCTCAACACCTCGGCTGACCAGCTCTCGCAACTAGCCGAAACTCTGAAAAAAAGCATCGATACGTTCAAGGTGCGCAGGATCCCCTAA
- a CDS encoding deoxyribonuclease IV, with protein MPLLGAHESIAGGLHLAFDRIARVGGESLQIFTANQRQWKTKALSEADILAFQKAWQEHGSMPVASHASYLINLAAEEPDKAEKSVAAFREELVRCRQLGIPLVVIHPGSHGGRGVEAGLETVHRNLEQVLLRAGVLGSGMTILLETTAGQGTSLGSDFAELGYLLKKSRSPQHLGVCVDTCHIFAAGYDIRTPETYSRTMDELADQVGLERIHLFHLNDSKKDCGSRVDRHAHIGDGCIGLEGFRHLLNDDRFGHLPMTLETDKGDDLAEDVKNLHRLRALIH; from the coding sequence ATGCCGCTTCTCGGAGCCCATGAATCCATTGCCGGCGGACTGCACCTGGCCTTTGACCGCATCGCCCGGGTAGGCGGCGAGTCCTTGCAGATCTTTACCGCCAACCAGCGCCAGTGGAAGACCAAGGCCTTAAGCGAGGCAGACATCCTCGCCTTTCAAAAGGCCTGGCAGGAGCACGGTTCCATGCCGGTGGCCTCCCATGCCTCCTACCTGATCAACCTGGCCGCCGAGGAACCGGACAAGGCGGAAAAATCCGTTGCCGCCTTCAGGGAGGAGCTTGTTCGCTGCCGACAGCTGGGCATCCCCCTGGTGGTGATCCATCCCGGCAGTCACGGCGGCCGCGGTGTGGAGGCAGGGCTTGAAACGGTTCACCGTAACCTCGAGCAGGTGCTGCTTCGCGCTGGCGTCCTCGGCTCGGGGATGACGATTCTCTTGGAAACCACCGCCGGACAGGGAACCTCTTTAGGCAGCGACTTTGCCGAACTGGGATATCTGCTCAAAAAAAGCCGCTCCCCGCAGCACCTCGGCGTCTGTGTCGACACCTGCCATATTTTTGCCGCCGGGTACGATATCCGTACCCCAGAAACCTACAGCCGCACCATGGACGAACTGGCCGACCAGGTCGGCCTGGAGCGGATCCACCTCTTTCATCTCAACGACTCGAAAAAGGACTGCGGCAGCCGGGTGGACCGCCATGCCCACATCGGCGACGGCTGCATCGGCCTGGAGGGATTTCGCCACCTGCTCAATGACGATCGATTCGGCCACCTGCCCATGACCCTGGAAACCGACAAGGGCGACGACCTCGCCGAGGATGTCAAAAATCTGCACCGCTTGCGTGCGCTCATCCACTGA
- the surE gene encoding 5'/3'-nucleotidase SurE — MDNPLILVTNDDGVYAPGIRALHEAVSPLGEAIIVAPERDNSAVSHSLTMNRPLKVVQLTDEIYTIDGTPTDCVTIATNKILPRKPDLLVSGINPGPNLGDDISYSGTVSAAIEGTMYGIPSLAFSLGGTHPFDFEVAAAVAWKLASMALNMHLPPKSLLNINIPPLPSGKIHGIRFTSQGRRRYRDAIQETLDPWGRTHYWIGGGTVHWSGGENTDEQAVRQGYISVTPIQLDLTNHAGLKYLEQQWQM, encoded by the coding sequence ATGGACAATCCGCTCATCCTGGTCACCAATGACGACGGCGTATATGCACCCGGCATTCGCGCCCTTCACGAGGCGGTCAGCCCTCTCGGAGAGGCTATCATCGTCGCCCCGGAACGGGATAATTCCGCGGTCAGCCATTCACTGACCATGAATCGTCCGCTCAAAGTGGTGCAACTGACGGACGAAATCTACACCATCGACGGCACCCCGACGGATTGCGTCACCATCGCCACCAACAAGATTCTCCCCCGCAAACCCGACCTGCTGGTCTCCGGGATCAACCCTGGCCCCAACCTTGGGGATGACATCAGCTATTCGGGCACCGTGTCTGCGGCCATCGAGGGCACCATGTACGGCATTCCGTCGTTGGCCTTTTCCCTGGGCGGAACCCATCCCTTTGATTTTGAGGTCGCGGCGGCGGTGGCCTGGAAACTGGCCTCCATGGCCCTGAACATGCACCTGCCCCCCAAGTCGCTGCTGAACATCAACATCCCGCCGCTGCCCTCCGGAAAAATTCACGGCATCCGTTTCACCAGCCAAGGACGGCGCCGCTACCGGGATGCCATCCAGGAAACCCTTGACCCCTGGGGGCGGACCCACTACTGGATCGGCGGCGGTACGGTGCACTGGTCCGGCGGCGAAAACACCGACGAGCAGGCGGTCCGCCAGGGCTATATTTCGGTGACTCCGATCCAACTCGACCTGACCAATCATGCCGGCCTGAAGTATTTGGAACAACAATGGCAAATGTAA
- a CDS encoding DUF1499 domain-containing protein, whose translation MKHNRSSWFWKGELVAFGLSLLAILAFRLQWLTWRPALLLMAAALAAVILIGFLSLLVLFAKLRSGRHQGASGHCLLAALFSLPVLIGFLILGMRGAKVPPIHDITTDAVHPPMFIVAAGERTPADNSPAYQGPDLFAQQQQTYRDIKPIESSLSPAQAFAKALATAQELGWRIIAPNATQGTIEASEKSPIFGFIDDIAIRITATADGSRIDLRSASRAGVSDLGVNAKRIGKFIQQFNKPSA comes from the coding sequence TTGAAACACAACCGAAGCTCATGGTTCTGGAAGGGTGAATTGGTTGCATTCGGCCTCAGCCTTTTGGCAATACTGGCCTTTCGCCTGCAGTGGCTCACCTGGCGACCGGCCCTGTTGCTGATGGCCGCCGCCCTTGCCGCGGTGATCCTGATCGGATTTCTCAGCCTGCTGGTCCTGTTCGCCAAGCTCCGCTCCGGCCGGCACCAGGGGGCAAGCGGCCACTGCCTGTTGGCCGCCCTCTTTTCCCTGCCGGTGCTGATCGGTTTTTTGATCCTGGGAATGCGGGGAGCCAAAGTGCCCCCAATCCATGACATCACCACCGACGCCGTACATCCGCCCATGTTTATCGTGGCCGCTGGCGAGCGAACTCCGGCGGACAATTCCCCCGCCTACCAGGGGCCGGATCTCTTTGCGCAACAGCAGCAGACCTACCGGGACATCAAGCCGATAGAGAGCTCCCTGTCGCCGGCCCAGGCCTTTGCCAAGGCCCTGGCCACAGCCCAGGAACTCGGCTGGCGGATCATCGCCCCAAATGCAACCCAGGGAACCATCGAGGCCAGCGAAAAATCCCCGATCTTCGGCTTCATTGACGATATCGCCATTCGCATCACCGCGACCGCCGACGGAAGTCGGATCGATCTCCGTTCCGCCTCCCGGGCAGGCGTCAGCGACCTGGGAGTGAACGCCAAACGGATTGGAAAGTTTATTCAGCAGTTCAACAAACCCTCGGCCTAA